One segment of Drosophila mauritiana strain mau12 chromosome 3R, ASM438214v1, whole genome shotgun sequence DNA contains the following:
- the LOC117143408 gene encoding egl nine homolog 1 isoform X2, protein MITSTTTDYKNFFKHSAHPANAEQYFRELLDKRERRYEDLCRNIISDMNQYGLSVVDDFLGMETGLKILNEVRSMYNAGAFQDGQVVTNQTPDAPAVRGDKIRGDKIKWVGGNEPGCSNVWYLTNQIDSVVYRVNTMKDNGILGNYHIRERTRAMVACYPGSGTHYVMHVDNPQKDGRVITAIYYLNINWDARESGGILRIRPTPGTTVADIEPKFDRLIFFWSDIRNPHEVQPAHRTRYAITVWYFDAKEREEALIRAKLENSKTNNLAAQAQAQQAEPDSTTTPPAAPASSASSLPASMSTGTGALNANVSSNSCATSSEICT, encoded by the exons TGAGCGCCGCTATGAGGATCTGTGCCGCAACATCATCAGCGACATGAACCAGTATGGTCTGTCCGTGGTGGACGACTTCCTGGGCATGGAGACGGGCCTGAAGATCCTCAACGAGGTTCGAAGCATGTACAACGCAGGAGCCTTCCAAGATGGCCAAGTGGTGACCAACCAGACGCCCGATGCACCCGCGGTGCGTGGCGACAAGATCCGAGGCGACAAGATCAAGTGGGTTGGTGGCAATGAGCCGGGTTGCAGCAATGTCTGGTATCTGACCAATCAG ATTGACTCTGTGGTGTATCGTGTCAACACGATGAAGGATAATGGCATCTTGGGCAACTACCACATCAGGGAGCGCACGAGG GCAATGGTCGCCTGTTATCCCGGATCGGGAACTCACTACGTCATGCATGTGGACAATCCCCAAAAGGATGGCCGTGTTATAACGGCCATATACTACCTGAATATCAACTGGGATGCGCGGGAAAGTGGCGGCATTCTGCG AATTCGGCCAACACCCGGAACCACAGTGGCGGATATTGAGCCCAAGTTTGATCGCCTGATATTCTTCTGGTCTGACATTCGGAATCCCCACGAAGTGCAGCCCGCTCACCGTACCCGCTATGCCATCACCGTCTGGTACTTCGATGCCAAGGAGCGCGAGGAGGCCCTTATTAGGGCCAAACTGGAAAACAGCAAGACGAACAATCTCGCAGCTCAAGCCCAAGCCCAACAGGCTGAACCAGActccaccaccacaccacccGCAGCACCAGCTTCATCCGCATCCAGTCTGCCGGCTAGCATGTCCACGGGAACGGGAGCGCTGAACGCCAATGTTTCGAGTAATTCCtgcgccaccagcagcgaaaTATGCACGTAA